AACGATTACTATGTACGCGTCACCTCATGCAGGAGCAACTACTATTCCCCCTGCTGAACATCATCCAAATACTGAGACTACTTCTTCTACAAAAAAAATCGCGTACTTAACATTTGATGACGGACCAAACAAATATACTACGCAAATTTTAAACATCTTAAAAGAAAAGAACGGAAAAGCAACTTTCTTTGTTATTGGTGGAAAAGTACCACATTATAAAAAGACAATGCAACGATTAATTAAAGATGGACACTATATTGGACTTCACAGTATGTCCCACGATGTAAAACGTCTTTACACTGGTGATCCATCTGCTTTAATTACAGAAATGGAACAAACACAAAACATTGTCCAACAAGTTACAGAATTAAATACACATCTCGTTCGTGTCCCGTACGGTAGCATGCCTTATTTAAAAAAGAATTACCGTGATGCACTTGTATCAGCCCAGTATAAAATGTGGGATTGGACAATCGATACATACGACTGGAAAAGCTATGACAATCCTTCTGCCATACTAGAAAGAGTACGTAATCAGAGCGATGAACAAGTCGAAGTAATTTTAATGCATGATTCGAGTGTAACCGTACAAATATTGCCACAAGTAATTGATTACTTACAGTCACAAGGATACAAACTTCTTCCCTATAATCCATCTTCTCATCTCAAAGTAAACTTTTGGAAAGACACAAGATTGTAACAGCTTTAGTACCTATATACTAAAGCTGTTTTATTTTTCTCTTCCCACCCTTCCTATTTTTGTGTAAAATTTTAAATAGTGATGAAGTTTCGAGGTGAATAGAAATGAAACGAATAGATCTCATTTTTAACGCAATACAAGAAGGCAAGTATACAGAAGGTGTAACTGCATCAGAACTCGCTACCCTGTTGCAACTAGATCGCGCCAATGTAAGTAGCGACTTAAACAAACTTGTAAAAGATAAACGTTTATTAAAAACAAATACGCGTCCTGTTCGTTTTTATATAGAAACGAACGCTTTGTTGGAAACGCATTCAAAAGAAGTAACTTCATTAGATACATTTGCAATTGAAAATACGAGCCTTAAAATCGCAATTGAAAAAGCGAAAGCTTCTATTCTCTACCCTCCAAACGGTATGCATACTTTACTGCTCGGAGAAACGGGCGTCGGAAAATCTATGTTTGCTTCTTTAATGCACGAATATGCAATTGAAGTTGAACAGCTTCCTAAAAACGCACCATTTATCGTCTTTAACTGTGCTGATTATGCAAATAATCCACAGCTACTACTCGGGCAGTTATTTGGGATTAAAAAAGGAGCTTATACAGGGGCAAGTGATCAAAAAGGGTTAATTGAAAAAGCACATGAAGGAATTCTTTTCTTAGATGAAGTACATCGCCTTCCTCCAGAGGGACAAGAAATGCTTTTCACCTTTATTGACCGCGGAGTATATCGCCGCCTTGGAGAAACAGAAAACGAACGTAAAGCACAAGTATTAATCATTACTGCAACAACAGAAGAACCAAATTCATTTTTATTAAAAACATTTACAAGACGTATACCAATGACTGTCACATTGCCACCACTTCGTGAGCGTACACATAAAGAACGTTTTGCTTTACTACAACTATTTTTCACAAATGAAGCAATTCGCTTGCGAAAAGAAATTCACGTGAGTCCGAATGCAATGCGTGCTTTCGTCTTTTACAATTGTCCTAATAATATCGGTCAATTAAAAACGGATGTACAAATTGCCTGTGCGAAAGCCTATTCTGACTTCGTGACAAAGAAACGTGACTCTGTCTATGTTTCAAGTACAGACTTACCTTGGTATATGAAAGAAGGACTATTCATTGAAAGAAAGAGCCGTCATCTATACCAAATACCAAATGAAACATTTATATTTACAAGTGATGAAGGTTGGAGTAATCATAAAATAGAAAATGAAAAACAATCTTCTATTTACGATTATATTGATTATAAATATGAAGAACTTCAAGCGCGTGGTATTGAAGAGGAAGAATTAGAGTTACTAATAGAAAATGATATTCAAAGCTTTTTCGTACAATATTTTAACCAAATGTCAAAAAAGACAAGTCATGAAAATGTTTTTAAAATTGTGGATCGTAATATCGTTTCCGTTTGTGAAAGAATTGCAGAACTGGCTGAAAAACATTTATCCAAGACGTTTGATGAAAAAGTATTTCTCGCTTTAAGTTTACATGTACAGACAACTCTACAACGTTTACAAGCTGGAAAACAAATTCATCATCCACAATTAAATCAAATTCGTACGAAATATAAAGAAGCTTTTTCCGTAGCAATGCAATGCATTCAACTACTGGAGGACGAATTACAAATAACAATGCCTATTGATGAAGCAGGCTTTTTAACAATGTTCTTCGTTGTTGATCCGATTCCTGCCTCACAAACAGAAGTAAAAGTATTAATATTAGCGCACGGCAACGGCATAGCAACAGAAATGGCAAACGTCGCAAACGAACTGCTCGGCATTGATGAAGTAACCGGGATCGATATGCCGTTACATGAATCGCCGAAAGATTTCTTAGAGCGTGTGAAAGTGTATATGAAAACACTCCAAAATGTAAACGGGCTTCTCTTACTCGTTGATATGGGATCACTCGCTTACATTGGTGATATATTAGAAACTGAGTTCAAAATCCCGGTACGTGTTCTTTCCATGACGAGCACTCCACATGCACTAGAAGCTGCTCGAAAGGCTCAGCTTGGCTACTCGTTAGATGCATTATATGAAACAGTGAAGAACTTAACACCGTTTTACTTAAACGTACAAGAAGAAAAGAAAAAGCCGCTATCACCAATGAAATCTGTTATTTTGACAGCTTGTTTAACTGGGGAAGGCAGTGCTTTAGCTATTCAAAAAATGTTGGAGAACTATTTGCGATTTGACAAAGACTTAATTGAAATCATTCCGATTAGTATCGTCCATGAAAAAGATTTAACAAAAATGATTGAGAACATAAAAAAAGAGCGGAATATCATTTGTATTGTTACGAATTTTGATGTGCAAGTGCCATGCTTAACTTATCATTTCCAAGACATTGTAAACTACACAGCAATTCAGCCAATTCAAGAATTAATTACGTATGAAGAAACATATGCAAAAATGGCTGATATTCTTGAACAACAAATGCAGCGTAACGACGGAGCACTACTTATCAAAACAATTCGTTACGCATTAAATACAATTCAAGAATTAATTTCCTTACAGCTAACTCCTGATAGTTTAATGGGTGTTATTCTGCATATGAGCTGTATGGTTGACCGTCTTCAAAAAGGAGAAAGCCTCCTCCCTCATCCGGATAAAGAGAAACGAAGACAAGATGAATACTGGATGTATATGAAAGTAAAAAAAGCATTGCAGCCAATTGAAAATACATTTGAAATACAAATACCTGATGACGAAGTGTTTTATGTAATGGACTTCTTCATTAAGAATCAGCCTATAAAAAATTAGTCACGGCAGTTTTTTAGTATATTGATCTTAACTCAGATTTTATCAGCGATTTTCAGGATATATCAGCGCAACTCGGGTTTTATCAGCGATTTTCAAAATACATCAGCGCAACTCGAGTTTTATCAGCGATTTTTCTAATATATCGATTTACCGTCAATAATCGCTAAAATTCGCACCTTATAGCAGAAAAGGCTGTTCAATATGAACAGCCTTTTTTCTACTTCTTTACTTTCCTGATTCTACCCCTGATTTCGCCCTTCTTATTGGACTTCGTATAAACATTTACATATACATTCGCCTGAATGATTTCTTGAAGTAAGCTATCAAACGCTCGCCCCTGTAAAGGCCCTTCAAACTCCTCCACATTGACTACACCAGTCACGACTCCTTCATTTACACTAATACCTTGCTTTAGCGGACCCAATAAACTTAAAACAATTGGACCAATTTGATCTGATTTCCCTAGATGAATTTGGCATGATGTAACTTTTTCGATGTTTTTCAATATGACCCGATATTGCAACTTCTTTAAATCCTCACTAAATATAAACTCTGCTACGCCATAAGCTTCTGTATTTACAGGAGGTATTTCCCTCTTACCTGTTAACCTCGCAAAGAAATGTGTTGTCATACGGGCATTCTCCTTATATAAATTTCCCAGCACTACTTCTACTACTTTATGGTTTATACATAATCATTTATGACTTTTTCCACTTCTAATTTCAATGTAAAGTTTCACAAAATCTTTACATTAGAATCGTTCCTTTTACTTTACTATCTCTTGTATAATGCACTTAGAAAAACATTCTAGGAGGGCATTTTGAAAAATAACAAATACACTTTTCACACATTATTAGAGATTTTTCTCGTTTCATTTAAATTAGGACTTACTTCATTTGGGGGTCCTGTCGCCCATCTTGGGTATTTCCACCACGAATATGTGCAAAAAAGAAAATGGATGGATGAACGGAGCTATGGAGATTTAGTAGCACTAAGTCAATTCCTTCCTGGTCCTGCTAGCAGTCAAGTTGGTATGGGGGTTGGATTATTAAGGGGCGGCCTATTAGGAGCTATTATTTCATGGATTGGATTCACACTACCGTCTGTGCTCGTTTTAGTTTTCTTCGCCTCATTCCTTAATCAGCTCAATCTTGGAAGTGCGGGCTGGATTCATGGACTAAAACTTGTAGCAGTCGCTATTGTCGCTCATGCAATATGGGGAATGGCGCAAAAATTAACGCCAGACCGAAATCGTGCGACGATTGCTATTGTAACTGCCGCAATCGCCTTATTATGGCCAAGTAGCTGGACACAAGTCACTCTCATTATCATATCTGGCTGTATCGGCTGGTTTTTATATCGCAACCAACCAATTAGCCAATCTCAAAGTATAAAAGTGCCTATTTCAAAAAAAATAGCAGTTTCGTGTCTCGTCTTATTCTTCGGACTATTACTACTGCTACCAATTTTAAGACCGTTCTCTTATTACATCGCCTTATTCGATAGTTTCTATCGCTCTGGCGCACTTGTATTTGGAGGCGGACACGTCGTGCTACCTCTTCTTGAAGGTGAATTCGTACAAAATGGAATGATGACAAAAGAACAGTTTCTAGCTGGATACGGATTAACACAAGCAATGCCAGGACCACTGTTTACATTCGCTTCTTATATAGGAGCAGTGTTAAACGGAACGCTTGGAGCAATACTCGCAACAATTGCAATTTTTCTTCCTGCTTTCTTACTCGTTATTGGTGTTTTACCATTTTGGGACAGTGTAAGAAGAATATCTTTCATACAAGGCGCACTACTTGGAGTCAATGCGGCCGTTGTAGGTATTTTACTAGCAGCTTTTTATGATCCGATTTGGACAAGCACGATTATGGACGCTGTAGATTTTGTTTTTGCATCTCTTCTATTTTGCTTGCTCGCTTTTTGGAAAACACCACCTTGGGTTATCGTTATACTTGGAGCCTTTGGCGGATATGTTCTATCCATTTTGTAAATAAAAAAAGACGGCATAATGTAGCCGTCTTTTTTCTATTAAAACTTTACAAGCTCTATTCCTTCAGGCAACTCACTCTCTGTTAAAATACGCAATTCTTTCACACGATCCATTACGTAAGAAGAACGCTTCACAAGCTCTGGATCAATATAAGCTGGATGAACCATAATTTCTACCGTTTGTTCACCTTGTACTCTTTCTTTTAACTTTACGAAATAATCTTCCGTCACACCATCCGCATAAAAATCACTGTAAAACAAGTCAGAAAATGGACGCACTGCTCGCTCTTCTTCACAACGACGAATTGGAACATTATATGTAGCAGCTAATCTTTCCAAAACATCGTGCAAGATCGTTAATCCATGCACGTGATGATGACTATCTAAATGAGTTGGTTTTAATCCGTAAGATAAGAATTTCTCAATTTGAGCAGTCCACTCTCTCTCAACTTCCTCTGGATTTACCTTCCCTTCCCATACGACGCTTTGTTTATGAAACAATCCATCGCTACTTACAAGTGATGGTACATCTCCAAGAAGCGGTTTCCCTGCCGTTAATACGAGATGTACTCCTACCCCTAACGTTTTATACTCTTTTGCTAAGTGTACCGCATGCTCTGTCCCTGGCATATTCATCATCATCGTCGTTGAATTTACAAGTCCATTTATATGTCCATCAATAATGCCATAATTTGTACCTTCTGTAAGACCGAAATCATCTGCATTTACAATTAATTTAATCATCGTAATACCTCCTAATAGAATAAAAAAAGCGGGCTAAATAGCGCCGCTTTTATTTCTCTACCTTTTTGAAGAACTGCGGAAGATATTCTTTATGCGCTTCCAACATTTCATCTAAAATTTGTTTTGCAACTTTATCTGATGGTACAAGTGGATTAATTGTCATAGCAAGCAGCGCTTTATGATAATCCCCTGTAACAGCAGCTTCAATTGTTGTGCGCTCAAATGATTTAATTTGTTGTACTAAACCGCGAACTGGTACCGGAAGATCTCCAACTGCAATTGGTTTTGGACCTTCTTTCGTAATAATACAGTTCACTTCAACAGCAGAATCATGTGGTAAGCTTGCAATCGTTCCGTTGTTTCGTGTATTAACAGGCTGGATATCACCTTTATTATTGTAAATAGACGTAATTAAGCTACATGCTGCATCACTATAATAAGCGCCTCCACGTTTTTCTAATTGTGGTGGTTTAATATCTAAGTTCGGGTCTTTATATAACTCGAATAAATCATCTTCTAATTGTTTTACTACTTCTGCACGTGTACCTTTTTCAACCGAAGCTTCTTTCTCTTCTTCTAACATTTCACGTGTTTTGTAGTAGTAACGGTGATATGGACATGGAATTGCACGAAGGCCACGAATAAAGTCTGGTTCCCAGTTAAGCGCTGCGATATTTTCCATCGTAATTTGCTTTTCTGGATCTGTTACAAGTTCTAACACACGATCCATTACACTTACGCCATCTAAATACACGTCTAGTCCGTATACCATATGGTTTAAACCTGCGAAGTCAACGTGTACACGACTTGCATCTACTTCAAGTAATCTCGCAAGACCCATACGGATTCCAATTGGAACGTTACATAGACCAACTACTCTTTGAATATTTGTATAACGAAGAACAGCTTCTGTTACCATACCAGCTGGGTTTGCAAAGTTAATTAACCATGCATTCGGACAAAGCTCCTCCATGTCCTTACAAATATCTAAAATAACAGGAATCGTTCTCAACGCTTTGAATAAACCACCAGGACCATTCGTTTCCTGACCGATTACATCATATTTTAACGGGATTGCTTCATCTTTTGCGCGAGCTTCTAATAAACCTACTCGAAGCTGCGTCGTTACGAAGTCAGCATCTTTTAATGCTTCGCGACGATCAAGCGTTAAATGTACCTCAATTGGTAAACCAGATTTTTTCACCATACGTTTCGCTAAGTTACCAACGATTTCTAACTTTTCTTTTCCTGCCTCAATATCTACTAACCAAATTTCACGAACAGGAAGCTCATCATAACGTTTAATAAATCCTTCAATTAACTCTGGTGTATAACTAGATCCACCGCCGATTGTAGCAATTTTAATTCCAGTCATGCTTTATTCCCCTTTCGCTTCTAATTTTTTATAAAGATCGATAAACTCTGCCGCTAATTCTTTTACTGTAATCGCATTCATTAAATGATCTTGTGCGTGAATTAAAAGAACACTAATCTCTGTTTTTTCTCCTCTTGCTTCTGATTGTATGA
This genomic window from Bacillus anthracis str. Vollum contains:
- a CDS encoding chromate transporter, whose translation is MKNNKYTFHTLLEIFLVSFKLGLTSFGGPVAHLGYFHHEYVQKRKWMDERSYGDLVALSQFLPGPASSQVGMGVGLLRGGLLGAIISWIGFTLPSVLVLVFFASFLNQLNLGSAGWIHGLKLVAVAIVAHAIWGMAQKLTPDRNRATIAIVTAAIALLWPSSWTQVTLIIISGCIGWFLYRNQPISQSQSIKVPISKKIAVSCLVLFFGLLLLLPILRPFSYYIALFDSFYRSGALVFGGGHVVLPLLEGEFVQNGMMTKEQFLAGYGLTQAMPGPLFTFASYIGAVLNGTLGAILATIAIFLPAFLLVIGVLPFWDSVRRISFIQGALLGVNAAVVGILLAAFYDPIWTSTIMDAVDFVFASLLFCLLAFWKTPPWVIVILGAFGGYVLSIL
- the celF gene encoding 6-phospho-beta-glucosidase; its protein translation is MTGIKIATIGGGSSYTPELIEGFIKRYDELPVREIWLVDIEAGKEKLEIVGNLAKRMVKKSGLPIEVHLTLDRREALKDADFVTTQLRVGLLEARAKDEAIPLKYDVIGQETNGPGGLFKALRTIPVILDICKDMEELCPNAWLINFANPAGMVTEAVLRYTNIQRVVGLCNVPIGIRMGLARLLEVDASRVHVDFAGLNHMVYGLDVYLDGVSVMDRVLELVTDPEKQITMENIAALNWEPDFIRGLRAIPCPYHRYYYKTREMLEEEKEASVEKGTRAEVVKQLEDDLFELYKDPNLDIKPPQLEKRGGAYYSDAACSLITSIYNNKGDIQPVNTRNNGTIASLPHDSAVEVNCIITKEGPKPIAVGDLPVPVRGLVQQIKSFERTTIEAAVTGDYHKALLAMTINPLVPSDKVAKQILDEMLEAHKEYLPQFFKKVEK
- the exsM gene encoding exosporium regulatory protein ExsM, translating into MTTHFFARLTGKREIPPVNTEAYGVAEFIFSEDLKKLQYRVILKNIEKVTSCQIHLGKSDQIGPIVLSLLGPLKQGISVNEGVVTGVVNVEEFEGPLQGRAFDSLLQEIIQANVYVNVYTKSNKKGEIRGRIRKVKK
- the chbG gene encoding chitin disaccharide deacetylase, which produces MIKLIVNADDFGLTEGTNYGIIDGHINGLVNSTTMMMNMPGTEHAVHLAKEYKTLGVGVHLVLTAGKPLLGDVPSLVSSDGLFHKQSVVWEGKVNPEEVEREWTAQIEKFLSYGLKPTHLDSHHHVHGLTILHDVLERLAATYNVPIRRCEEERAVRPFSDLFYSDFYADGVTEDYFVKLKERVQGEQTVEIMVHPAYIDPELVKRSSYVMDRVKELRILTESELPEGIELVKF
- a CDS encoding PRD domain-containing protein encodes the protein MKRIDLIFNAIQEGKYTEGVTASELATLLQLDRANVSSDLNKLVKDKRLLKTNTRPVRFYIETNALLETHSKEVTSLDTFAIENTSLKIAIEKAKASILYPPNGMHTLLLGETGVGKSMFASLMHEYAIEVEQLPKNAPFIVFNCADYANNPQLLLGQLFGIKKGAYTGASDQKGLIEKAHEGILFLDEVHRLPPEGQEMLFTFIDRGVYRRLGETENERKAQVLIITATTEEPNSFLLKTFTRRIPMTVTLPPLRERTHKERFALLQLFFTNEAIRLRKEIHVSPNAMRAFVFYNCPNNIGQLKTDVQIACAKAYSDFVTKKRDSVYVSSTDLPWYMKEGLFIERKSRHLYQIPNETFIFTSDEGWSNHKIENEKQSSIYDYIDYKYEELQARGIEEEELELLIENDIQSFFVQYFNQMSKKTSHENVFKIVDRNIVSVCERIAELAEKHLSKTFDEKVFLALSLHVQTTLQRLQAGKQIHHPQLNQIRTKYKEAFSVAMQCIQLLEDELQITMPIDEAGFLTMFFVVDPIPASQTEVKVLILAHGNGIATEMANVANELLGIDEVTGIDMPLHESPKDFLERVKVYMKTLQNVNGLLLLVDMGSLAYIGDILETEFKIPVRVLSMTSTPHALEAARKAQLGYSLDALYETVKNLTPFYLNVQEEKKKPLSPMKSVILTACLTGEGSALAIQKMLENYLRFDKDLIEIIPISIVHEKDLTKMIENIKKERNIICIVTNFDVQVPCLTYHFQDIVNYTAIQPIQELITYEETYAKMADILEQQMQRNDGALLIKTIRYALNTIQELISLQLTPDSLMGVILHMSCMVDRLQKGESLLPHPDKEKRRQDEYWMYMKVKKALQPIENTFEIQIPDDEVFYVMDFFIKNQPIKN
- a CDS encoding polysaccharide deacetylase family protein, whose product is MIKRVFQYIILFLTITMYASPHAGATTIPPAEHHPNTETTSSTKKIAYLTFDDGPNKYTTQILNILKEKNGKATFFVIGGKVPHYKKTMQRLIKDGHYIGLHSMSHDVKRLYTGDPSALITEMEQTQNIVQQVTELNTHLVRVPYGSMPYLKKNYRDALVSAQYKMWDWTIDTYDWKSYDNPSAILERVRNQSDEQVEVILMHDSSVTVQILPQVIDYLQSQGYKLLPYNPSSHLKVNFWKDTRL